AATTATTGATGAACTTAATCTTTTCTTTTCTAAACTCGCACCAGAGGGTGAGTATTGGACTGCTATACAAAATCACATAAATGCAAAAAGTACTACCCACGAGGCCGTTAAGACGGCTTTACTTAATCTTAAACCTGTTATACATGCAAATATTTTAAGTACTGCAGGTAAAGCTAATATTTACATAATAGTTGATGATACTGTACTAAATGATACTAAGAACGCCATCCTAGACTCTAAATTTAAAGCCGATTTATGGGAAGTGTTATATTACACAACCCCCAGTGGAACTGTGCTTGAAGGTGATATTTTAATTGATGGTTTTAACTTACAAGGACAGCGTAAAGAATATAAGGTAAGTTTAGGAAAACGCAAGTATTGTTATTTAAGTGTTAAGTACAAACTTGACCTTAAGAACTACATTTATCTAGAAGTTGATACACAAATAAGGGATATTTATACAAGAATTTGTGAGAATAATTATAAAGATATGGGAATTAGCTTTGAATATCAAGATTTCCTAGCACCTGTTAATGAGGTTGTAGGGATTAAAGCAATGAATATCGGGGTTTATATTAAAGATGATGATACACAAAATATTAAGAGTATAAGTAAGACTAATTTTAAAATCAATCAAGATTTTGCAATCGGTGATAATGAGATTTTACTTTTTGACATAGTCGACAGGTTATTAATCGACATTGATACTTAAAGGAAATAGTTATAATGAATATACCTAATTTCTTAAGAAATACTCAAGTAGAAAAATTTATTAAAAATGAATTACACTATGCTCACACAATTTTATCGGAACTTAAAGAATTAAATTCAAACTTTATTGATTTTGATGCAAAGGAGCATGTAAGCTCAAGATTTATTGCATTTAAACTATCCATACTATTTAGGATATTTTATT
This is a stretch of genomic DNA from Candidatus Borreliella tachyglossi. It encodes these proteins:
- a CDS encoding DUF276 domain-containing protein (DUF276 is restricted to Borreliella and related spirochetes.) encodes the protein MSILFDPNFGAVKQSIKDIVNQKREYLKTMHNIDITDDHSSIYNIIANSLALLEVEIIDELNLFFSKLAPEGEYWTAIQNHINAKSTTHEAVKTALLNLKPVIHANILSTAGKANIYIIVDDTVLNDTKNAILDSKFKADLWEVLYYTTPSGTVLEGDILIDGFNLQGQRKEYKVSLGKRKYCYLSVKYKLDLKNYIYLEVDTQIRDIYTRICENNYKDMGISFEYQDFLAPVNEVVGIKAMNIGVYIKDDDTQNIKSISKTNFKINQDFAIGDNEILLFDIVDRLLIDIDT